In Ramlibacter sp., the sequence CGTGCAGGCGCTCGGCGGCCAGCGCTGGGACACTTCCAGCCTGATCCGCCGGCTCAAGTAGGGGCCGTAAAAAAGGCGTGGATTGCTACCGGATTGATAGCAAACCACGCCCGCGGGGCCTGGACTACAGCCTGATTGGGCTCAGTTTTTAGGCGCGCTGGCCGCGGCGGCCGGCTGCGAAGGCTGGGGCAGCATGCGTTGCAGCTCTTCCTCGCTGATGATTTCCAGGATCCGCACCACGCGCTGCACGCCGCCCACGGTGCGGGTGATCGCGGTGGCGCGGTCGGCCTCGCGCTGGGTGACCCGGCCCATGAGGAAGGTGGTGCCGCGTTCGGTGACCACCTTGAAGGCATTGGCGTACAGGTCGCGCGCGTCGACCAGCGAGGCCTTGACCTTGCCCGTGACCAGCACGTCCGACGAGCGCTGGCCCAGCGTGGAGTTGCCCATCACGCCCAGCTCGTTGACGATGGCGCGCACGTTCTCCACGCGGCTCACCGTCTGCTCCACGAGCTGCTTGGCCTGCTCGGACGGCACCTCGCCGGTCAGCAGCACCTGGCGGTTGTAGCTGGTCACGTTGACGTGGCCGCGCTCGCCCAGGGCGTCGCGCAGGCGGCTGGCGGCGCGCAGCTCGATGCCCTCATCCTCCAGCTGGGCGCCCGAGGTCCGGCGGTCGGTGGCCACCAGGGTGCCCACGGCCGCGCCGCCGAACAGCAGCGGGGCACAGGCGCTCAGCGAGGCCGTCAGGGCCGCGGCCGCCAGGAGGGACGACAGCAGTCTTGCGGTGTTCAGTTTCATGTCGGGGTTTCCTGTTCTCCGAGAAGTTGGGTGTCCACGCCATCGCAGATGCAGTGCAGCGCGAGGATGTGGACTTCCTGAATGCGGGCCGTGCGCTCGTGCGGCACGCAGATGTGCACGTCGGTCTCGCGCAGCGCCTGGCCGGTCTTGCCGCCGCCGCGTCCGGTCAGCGCCACCACGGTCATTTCGCGCTCGTGCGCGGCCGTGATGGCGGCCAGCACATTGGCCGAGTTGCCGCTGGTGGACAGCGCCAGCAGCACGTCGCCGGCCTGGCCCAGCGCCCGCACCTGCTTGGCGAAGATCGCGTTGTAGTCGTAGTCGTTGGCAATGGCCGTGAGGATGGAGCTGTCGGTGGTCAGCGCGATCGCGCCCAGCTCGGGCCGCTCGCGCTCGAACCGGCCCACGAATTCAGCCGAGAAATGCTGGGCGTCGGCGGCCGAGCCGCCATTGCCGCAGGCCAGCACCTTGCCCCCGCTGGTCACGCAGGCCAGGATGGCCTGCACCGCGGAGGCGATCGGTTTGCTGAGGGCCTGCGCCGCCTGGTATTTGAGGTCGGCGCTGTCAATGAAATGTTGTTGGATGCGTTGCTCGAGCATGGCTGGCGATGATACCCCCCGGCTGTTGCGGGCAGGTGTAGGACATCAGGAATTCCCCGACGCGTCAAAGGCCGCCCGCAGCCACTCGATGCCGCCCGCGTCCAGCAGCACCGCGTCAAAGCGGCAGGGCGGCGGGCTGGCCAGGCGCTGCAGGTAGTGGCGCGCCGCGAAAATGATGCGCCGCTGCTTGACGCCGCTGATGCTGGCGCCCGCGCCGCCATGCGAGCTGCGGGTGCGCTGGCGCACCTCGACAAACACCAGGGTGCCGTCGCGCTCGCGCATCACCAGGTCGATCTCGCCGCCGCCGCGCCCCGGGGTCCGATAATTGCGCGTCACCAGCCGCAAGCCCGCGGCCTGCAGGTGCGCCAGCGCGCGGTCTTCGGCGGCGTCGCCGCGCTGTTTGGTGGTGGGACCGGTTTTGAGGAAATCCATTGAGCGCTTCTTTTGCTTCTGCCCTGGGTGCCGCGCGCGAGGCGGCGGCGTCCCAGCATTATCCGCAGGGCGCCCTCTATGTGGTGGCCACGCCCATCGGCAACCTGGCCGACATCAGCCTGCGGGCCCTGCATGTGCTGCAGCTGGCCGATGCCGTGGCCTGCGAGGACACCCGGCACACCCAGGCGCTGCTGCGCGCCTATGGCATCGACAAGACTTCGGGCCAGTTGCTGGCGGTTCACCAGCACAACGAATCGGAGGCGGCCCATGGCGTCATCGAGCGCCTGCGCGCCGGCCAGCGCGTGGCCTACGCCAGCGACGCCGGCACACCCGCCGTGAGCGACCCGGGCGCCCGGCTGGTGGCCGCGGTGCACGCGGCAGGCCTGCGCGCCCTGCCTTTGCCCGGGGCCAGCAGCATCACGTCGGCGCTCAGCGTGGCCGGCAGCGTGGCCGGCGATGGCGCCTTTGTGTTTGCGGGCTTCCTGCCAGCCAAGGCCGGCGAGCGTGACGAGGCGGTGCGTGCGCTGGCGCAGGAGGCGCGCACGGTGGTGCTGCTCGAGGCGCCCCACCGCATCGAGGCCCTGGCCCGGTCCCTGGCCGGGCTCGGTGAGCGTCCCGTGACGGTGGCGCGCGAAATCACCAAGCAGTTCGAGCAGGTGGCCACGCTGCCCAGCGCCGGCCTGGCGGACTGGCTGGCGGCCGATCCGCAACACGGACGCGGCGAGTTCGTGCTGGTCCTGCATGCGGCAGTGCCGGTGGAGGCGGCGGACGACAGCCTGCGGGTGCTGTCCCTGCTGTTGAAGGAACTGCCGCTGAAAGGTGCCGTGAAACTCGCGGCCGACATCACGGGTGCGCCGCGCAACACGCTGTATGAGGCGGCCCTGCGCCTCAAGGCCGCCGGCTGAGGCGGGGCGCGCGGGGTTCAGACCGCCAGCGGGTCCACATCGACCGCCCAGCGGATCAGGCCTTTCTCGCGCGTGGCCTGCAGCACCGCCTGCCAGTGCGCGAGGAAGTGTTGCAGCGCCGAACGCGAAGCGCTTTCGACCAGCATCTGCGCGCGCTCCACGTTGGCCACGCGCTGCACGCTCATGGGCACGGCGGGGTACAGCGTGACGTGTTCGAAGGCTGCCACCTCCCGGGCGGCGGCGCTGGCCGCGGTGAGGAAGGCCTGGGCCGCTTCCTGGGTGCGGGCCTCGGCGCGCACCAGGGCCTGGAACGAAAACGGCGGCATGCCCGCCTGCTCGCGTTCCAGCAGCTGCTGAGCCGCAAACCCGGGGTAGTCGTGGCGTCGCAACGCCGTGAACAGCGGGTGCGTGGGGTGCCAGGTCTGCACCCACATCTCGCTCGCGCCGGCCTGGGCGGCGTCGCGCCCGGCCCGGCCCGCGGCCTGCATCAGCAGCGAAAACAGCCGTTCAGGGGCCCGGAAGTCGCTGGAAAAGAGCGCGGTGTCGGCATTGAGCGCCGCCACCAGCGTGATGCGCCGGAAGTCGTGCCCCTTGGTGATCATCTGGGTGCCCACCAGCACATCCACCTCCCCCGCATGAACCTGCGCCAGCTGCGAGGCCAGCGCGCCCTTGAGCCGCGTGGTGTCGGCGTCCATGCGGGCCACCCGCACGGGCTGGCCCTGTACATTGAGCGTGCCCTGCAGCAATGCAGCCAGGTGTTCTTCCAGCTGCTCGGTGCCGCGGCCCAGTGGCGTGATGTCCTGGTTGCCGCACGCGGGGCAGGCGCGCGGCACCCGCTCGGTGAAGCCACAGTGGTGGCAGCGCAGCGTGCGGTCCAGCTTGTGGAACACGCGGTAGGCGCTGCAGTGCGGGCATTCGCTTTTCCAGTCGCAGGCGCTGCAGGCCAGCACCGGGGCGTAGCCGCGCCGGTTCAGGAACACCAGCGACTGCTCGCCGCGCGCCAGCCGTTGCTGGATGGCGTCCAGCAACGCGCCGGAGAACACGGTCTTCTTCGGCTGCAGGTTCATGTCCACCAGGCGCACCGCAGGGAAGCGGCCCGCGTCCGGCGTGCCCGGGCCCTGCCCGATGCGCGCGGCCATGACCAGGCGCTGGTAGCGGCCCTTCTCGCAGGCCTGCCAGCTTTCCAGCGAGGGCGTGGCCGAGCCCAGCAGGACGCGGGCGCCTTCCAGCTTGCCCCGGTACACGGCCAGGTCGCGCGCGGAGTAGCGCGCGCCTTCCTGCTGCTTGTAGCTGGGGTCGTGCTCCTCGTCCACCACGATCAGGCGCAGCGCGGGCAGCGCGGCGAACACGGCCATGCGGGTGCCCAGCACGATGCGCGCGGCGCCCGTATGGGCGGCTAGCCAGCTTTTCAGGCGCTGCGGGTGGGTCATGCCGCTGTGCAGCGAGACCACGGCTTCCGCGCCAAAGCGCTCGATGAAGCGCGCTTCGAGCTGGGGCGTGAGGTTGATCTCCGGGACCATCACCAGGGCCTGGGCATGGGGCTCGCGTGCCAGCAGGGTCTGCACGGCGTGCAGGTAGACCTCGGTCTTGCCGCTGCCCGTGGCGCCGTACAGCAGGAACGGGCCGCCACCGGCTTCCAGGGCCTCGAGCGCGCGGCCCTGTTCGGCGCTGAGCTGGATACTTCTTGTTTCAATTGACGGCAAAACCGCCGCGGACGTGGCCGGCGCGCTGGCCTGGCGCTTGAGCCGGCGAGCGATCTGCTGGCTCGACAGCCCTCTCAACTGGGGGGGCAGCGCGGCCATGGCCACCTCGCCTGCGCCTCGCTGGTAATAGTTCGCTGAAAACGTAACGAGTTGTCTCCAGCTTTGGGGCAGAGGGGCAATGCCTTCCAGCACCCCCGCAATGGGCTTGTCCTCGGCGGCCTCCCGCTGCGGACCTGGCATCTGCGGGTCGTCCCAGACCACGCCCAGGACTTCGCGCGAGCCCAGTGGTACACGCACCAATGTACCCGGTGGGAGTGGAAACTCACTTCGGTAGCTCAAGGGGCCGCTGATCGTGCTGTGGACCGGTGCAGCAACGAGGACGGCAAGGCGGTGGGACATCTGGAAGCGCAGGTTAGGGGGTCTTCTTCAGGTCAACTTACGGAAAAGCCCTTAAGTCTTTGATTTAAAAGCATTTTGACAATGATTCAGGTTTTCTGTGGATAACTTTGTTGATAGATTGCCCTGACACGCTCCGAAGCCCCGAAAATCAAGGCCTTCACTGGATTGCCTTCAAAAAAAGCAATTCGATAAATCGTTATGAATCAAGGGCTTGGGCGCGCTATTGGTTTTATAGCAACGCCCGCCTCCGGGGGGTCTGTCTTCTGCGCCGCAGCACAACTTTTGTGCATAAGTCAAGCGCGCTGGCAAAGTTTTTGCTGAGTGTGGGACCTAGGGTACACCCTGATGACGGTTCTGTGACAAGGCTTTATCCGCGCATCTGGCGCGAGTGGGCATGCACCGCATCCACCAGCACTGCCACATGTTCCGGCGGGGTGTGCTGGCTGATGCCATGGCCCAGATTGAAGATGTGGCCAGTGCCCGGGCCGTCGCTGGCGTGGGGCGCGCCGAAGGCATCGAGCACCTTGGCGGCCTCGGTGCGTATCTGCGCGGGCGGCGCAAACAGCACATTCGGGTCCAGGTTGCCCTGCAGCGCCTTGCTGTGGCCCACCAGCGCGCGCGCCTGGCCCAGGTTGACCGTCCAGTCCACCCCCAGCACCTCGCAGTCCAGCGCGCCCATCTGCTGCAGCCACAGGCCACCGCCCTTGGTGAAGACGATGCGCGGGATCTTCACCCCGTCATGCTCGCGCCGCAGCTGGGCCAGCACGCGTTCGGTGTAGGCCAGGCTGAACTGCTGGAAGGCGCCATCGGCCAGCACGCCGCCCCAGCTGTCGAAAATCATCACGGCCTGGGCCCCGGCCTCGATCTGTGCATTGAGGTAGGCGGCCACGGCGTCGGCGTTGATGGCCAGCATGTGGTGCATCAGGTCGGGGCGGCTGTACAGCATGGACTTGACCAGGCGGTAGTCGTCCGAGCCCGCGCCTTCGACCATGTAGCAGGCCAGCGTCCAGGGGCTGCCCGAAAACCCGATCAGGGGCACGCGGCCGTTCAGGGCCTTGCGGATCGAGGTGACGGCATCAAACACATATTTGAGCTTGTTCAGGTCGGGTACCTGCAGCGCCCTGACCGCCGCCTCGTCGCGCACCGGGGAGGCAAACTTCGGGCCCTCGCCCAGCGCAAAACTCAGGCCCAGGCCCATGGCGTCGGGCACGGTCAGGATGTCGCTGAACAGGATGGCCGCGTCCAGCGCATAGCGCTCAAGCGGCTGCAGCGTGACTTCGGTTGCGTAGTCCACGTTGGTGGCCAGCCCCATGAAGCTGCCGGCCCGGGCCCGGGTCTCGCGGTACTCGGGCAGGTAGCGGCCCGCCTGGCGCATCAGCCAGACCGGCGTGTGGGGCGTGGAAAGGCGCCAGCAGGCGCGCAGGAAGGTGTCGTTTTTCAGGGGCGGGAAGCTCATGCCCAGGATTGTCGCAGGCCGCCTGCCCGCGGCGGGGCTCAGGGCTTGAGCATGGCAATCTCGGCAAATGCCGCCAGCGCATCGAGCATCAGCTTGCGCGCCTTGTCGCTGGCGTGCTGCATCCGGGCAAAGTCGTGCGTCATGCGCGGCACGCCGAAGAACTCGCAGCGGGCGCCCACCATGCGCAGCCAGTCGTGCAGCTGGATCGCGTCGTCGTGGGCCACGTCCTGCTCGGCCGCCACCAGCACGCTGACGGGCGGCGCCTGTGAGGGGGCATTGCCATGCATGAGCACGGCGCGCTCGTCCCAGATGTCCCAGCGGCCACGCAGGAATCCTTGCCAGGCGCGAATCGCGTCGGCCCGGGAGAACACGGGCGACGGGGCGCAGCGGATGTAGCTGGCCGTGTTGAAGTCGGGTTTGACCAGCGGGTACAGGGCCAGCACCGCCTCCACGCTGCCCGGTTGCATGCGGCACAGCCGCCAGGCGGCCTGCAGCGCGGCATGGCCCCCGCTGCCGTCGCCGCCCACCAGCAGGCGGTAGGGGTTGACGCCCAGCTTGGCGCGCCCCTCCAGCAGCGTGCGCAGGGCCAGCAGCGCCGCTTCGCTGCCCTGCAGCAGCGGGCCCTCGGAGGCGGGAGGCAACTGCACACATGCCACCGCCACGCCCAGATCGTGGGCCAGCTGGCGGCACAGGCCATCGTGTGAGTCCAGCGTGCCCGTGGCCCAGCCGCCGCCCGGGAACCAGGCCATCAGGACCGGCTGGCTGGCGCCCGTGGGCCAGTGCAGGCGCGCGGGCAGGGTCATGCCGCTGGGCCGCAGCTTGAAATCCCCCGAGGTCACGGGCACCAGCACCGAGGGCAGGCGCAGCGCCACGGCCGCGCTGCGCGCCAGGTGCGCGGCCAGGTCCGCGGGGTCAGCCGCGGGGTCAGCCGCGGGTGGCAGCTCGCGCTGGAGCTGGTCGATGAAGTCGTGCAGGTCGGGGTCGATCTGCATTCACGCCACCGCCTTGCGCAGCGCCTGGTCGATGTCCCAGACGATGTCGTCGCCGTCCTCGATGCCCACCGACAGGCGGACCATGTCAGGGCGCACGCCGGCGCGGGCCAGTTCGTCTTCGCTCAGCTGCCGGTGGGTGGTGGAAGCGGGGTGGATCACCAGCGTCTTGGCGTCGCCAATGTTGGCCAGGTGGCTCAGGAATTCGCAGGCGTCGATGAAACGCTCACCGGCCTTTGCGGGATCCGGTGCCCGGATGCCGAACGTGAGGATGCCCGAGCTGCCAGGCGCGCCATCGATGCTGCGAAACTGCTTTCTGGCCAGCGCATGGTGCGGTGAATCACTCAGGCCCGGGTAGTTGACCCAGCTGACCAGCGGGTGGTCGCTGAGGAACTGCGCCACCCGAAGCGCATTGCGGCAATGCGCCTGCATGCGCAGGTGCAGGGTTTCAATGCCCTGCAGGATCAGCCAGGCATTGAGCGGCGACAGGCTGGCGCCAAAGGTGCGGTTGACCTCCATGCGCGCCTTCATGGTGTAGCCGAAGTTGCCAAAGGTCTCGTAGAACTTCACGCCGTGGTAGGCCTTGCTGGGCTCCAGCATGTCGGGGAATTTGGGCGCCGACAGGGGCGAGGCCCAGTCGAAACGGCCCGATTCCACCACCACGCCGGCCATGGTCGTGCCATGGCCCCCCAGGTACTTGGTGGCGCTGTGCACCACGATGTCGGCGCCAAAGGCAAACGGGTTGCACAGGTAGGGGCTGGCCACGGTGTTGTCGATCACCAGCGGCAGCCCGTGCTCATGCGCCACGGCCGCCACGGCCTCGATGTCGAACACATTGACCAGCGGGTTGCCCAGCGTCTCGCCGTACACGGCGCGGGTGGTGGGGCGGATCGCGCGGCGGAAGTTGTCGGGGTCTTCCGGGTCGACGAAGCTCGTTTCGATGCCCAGGCGCGAGAAGCCCACGCCCAGTTGGCCGACGGTGCCGCCGTAGAGCGTGGACGCGGCGACGATGTGGTCGCCCGCCTTCAGGATGGCCAGCAGCGCCGTCATCTGCGCGGCCATGCCGGTGGCGCAGGCCAGCGCGGCGCGGCCGCCTTCCAGCGAGGCCACGCGCTCTTCCAGCACCGCCACGGTGGGGTTGCTGATGCGGCTGTAGACATTGCCAAAGGTCTGCAGGTTGAACAGGCTGGCCGCGTGCTCGGCGCTGTCAAACACAAAGCTCGTGGTCTGGTGGATGGGCGTGGCGCGCGCGCCCGTCACAGGGTCGGGGATGGCGCCTGCATGGATGGCTCGGGTGCCGAAGCCGTAGTCGCGGTCTTTTGTCATGTTGCTTTGCTTTTTTCGCTCGCTGCTTCGCGCCGGGCTGTGCGCGGCGGGGGCTCACACTGGGGCGGTTGGCGCTTTGCGCCCACTGCGCTGCGGTGCTCGGCACAGGGTCGCGCCGCGGAACTCGCTGCGTGCGCTTTGCGCACTCCGCTCAAACAGCCACGGCGAGTCAGATGACGAAGCGCGCTGCGCGCGCCGACCCTGTGCCTGCGCTCCTCGCCGCCCCAGAGATCGCCCCCGCCGCGCACAGCCCGGCGCGAAGCGGGGAAGTGGCGCTCAAACTGTGGGCGTGCCAACACTGTCTCGGCAAAGGCGTGTGCGCCTGGCCTGGGGTGCGCCTCTGGCGCGCCGAGTAGCGCAGGGCTGGTGGCCGCGCGCGCAGCGCGCTTCGTCATCTGACTCGTCGTGGCTGTTTGAGCGCAGCGCGCAAGGCGCGCGTAGCGAGTTCCACGACGGGCCGCCAGCCCGAGCAACGCAGGGCAGTCACCGCAACGCGGTGACCGCGCCAGTGAAGCGCCCCAGGCCAGGCGCACACGCCTTTGATGCACAAAAGCAGCAAACCCGACAAGCGCAATGGCAACCAGATGAGGCATCTCAATAAGGCAACTGCTGCGGCCGCCGCGAAGAGATAACGCGCGTGTTCACGCCAAACCACCCCAGCCCGCCAAACAGCCGGGCGTGCTCGATCTTCACGCAGCGGTCCATCACCACATCCAGGCCGGCGGCGCGGGCCTGGGCGGCGGCGGGCTCGTTGACCACGCCCAGCTGCATCCACAGGCACCTGGCGCCGATGGCGATGGCCTCGTCGGCCAGCGGTGGAATGTCTTCGCTCTTGCGGAAGCAGTCCACCATGTCGATGCGGTGGTCGGCCGCGGCGGCGCTCAGGCTTGGGTAGCAGCGCTCGCCCAGAATTTCGGTCGCCATGGGGTTCACCGGAATGATGCGGTAGCCGTGGGCCTGCATGTACTTGGCCGCGAAGAAACTGGGCCGGTGCCATTGCGGCGAGAGGCCCACTACTGCGATGGTTTTACAAGTCCCCAGGATGCGGCGCAGGTCATGGATGGTGCTCATGGCCGCAGTGTAGATCGCAAGGGCTTTTTGCGGCAGCCTCCGCGTCATCCCCGATGCGCGCACGCGCGGCGGCCTGCTACAACCGAGTGTCATCTCCACAGGAACCCCCATGCCTTTGAACACGTCCGAACTGGATGCCTCCCTGCGCGCCGCGCGCCAGCACACCATTGGCGACGTCCTGCGACGCACCGCGCAGCGCCTGCCCGACAAGCCCGCCGTGGTGTTTGACGGCACCACCTGGACTTACCGCGAGCTCGACGCCACCTGCAACCGCGTGGCCAACGCTTTTCTGGCCCGGGGCGTTCAGGCCGGCGACCGCGTTGCCATCCTCTCGCGCAACTCGAGCAGCTTTGTGGCGCTGCGCTTTGCGCTGGCGCGCATTGGCGCCGTGCTGGTGCCCATCAACTTCATGCTCAACGCGGGCGAGATTGCCTTCATCCTGCGCAGCTGCGGCGCGCAGACGCTGGCCGTGGGGTCGGAGTTTCTGGCCACGGGCCAGCAGGCCGCGGCGCAGGACACGGCCGTGCAGTCACTGGTCTGGCTGCCGCAGGAAGGCAGTGGCCCCGCGCCGGCCGGCATGGTGCAGTTCTCGGACCTGCTGGATGCGCCCGACACGCCGCCCGCCGTGCCGGTCGACTCCCAGGCGCTGGCGCAGATCGTCTACACCAGTGGCACCGAGTCGCTGCCCAAGGGCGCCATGCTCACCCACGACGCCGTGCTCTGGGAGTACGTGAGCTGCGTGATGGAGCAGGAGATGCACACGGGCGACAGCATGCTGCACGCACTGCCGCTGTACCACTGTGCCCAGCTCGATGTGTTCCTGGGCCCGGCGGTTTATGTGGGCATGACCAATGTGATCACGGGCCAGCCCAAGCCCGAGGTCATCCTGCCCATGCTGGCGCAGCACAAGGTCAGCTCGTTCTTTGCGCCGCCCTCGGTGTGGATTGCGCTGATGCGCTCGCCGCTGTTCGACAGCACCGACCTGCGGCACCTGCGCAAGGGCTACTACGGCGCATCCATCATGCCGGTGGAGGTGCTCAAGGAGCTCGCCGCGCGCCTGCCCCACATGCGGCTGTGGAACCTCTATGGCCAGACCGAGATCGCGCCACTGGCCACGGTGCTCAAGCCCGAAGACCAGCTGCGCAAGGCCGGCTCGGCCGGGCGCGCCGCCATCAACGTGGAAACCCGCGTGGTCGATGACCAGATGCGCGACGTGCCCGTGGGCGAGGTCGGCGAGATCGTGCACCGCTCGCCGCAGCTGCTCAGCGGCTACTTCAATGACCCGGAGAAGACGGCCGCCGCGTTCGAGGGCGGCTGGTTCCACAGCGGCGACCTCGCCACCATCGACGACGAGGGCTACATCACCGTGGTAGACCGCAAGAAGGACATGATCAAGTCCGGCGGCGAGAACGTGGCCAGCCGCGAGGTCGAAGAAGCCATCTACCAGCTGGCGGGGGTCAGTGAGGTGGCCGTGATCGGCCTGCCCGACCCGCAATGGATCGAGGCGGTGACCGCCGTGGTGGTGCAAAAGCCCGGCGCGGGCCTGACCGAGGCCGCGGTGATGGCGCATTGCCGGGAGCGGCTGGCCGGCTTCAAGGCCCCCAAGCGCGTGGTGTTTGCCGAGGCCCTGCCCAAGAACCCCAGCGGCAAGATCCTCAAGCGGGACCTGCGCCAGGCCTATGCCAGCGCCTGAGCGGGCTCAGCTCTTGTACTTGATCGAGCAGCCGTAGGGCTGGGTGGCCGCGGCGCTGATCGGCTTGCCGGCCAGCGCCTCGTTCAGACCCACCTTGACGTAGTTGGTGGCCCTGGCAATGTCGTCAGGCCGGGCCGAGGGGATGCTGTCAATGCCGCCGGCATAGACCAGCTTGCCCTGCGGATCCACGATGTACATGTGGGGCGTGGTGCGCGCGCCGTAGGCCTTGCCGGCGGTGCCTTCCTCGTCCATCAGCACGGCGGTGGGGACGGCCTTGCGCTCGTTGAGCCAGGCCACCAGCGGCGCGGGCTCCAGGTAGTCGGCGCTGGCTTTCTCGGTGGAGTTGATGGCCAGCCAGACCACGCCCTTGCCCGTGGCCTCTTTCTGTGTGGCCGGCATGTTGCCGCTGTTGTAGTGCTTGCGCACAAACGGGCAGCCCGGGTTGGTCCACTCCAGCACCACGTGCTTGCCCTTGTAGTCGCTGAGCTTCACGGTCTTGCCGCTCGCGTCCTTGAGCGTGAAGTCGGGGGCCGGCTGGCCGACCGTGGCGGCCGCGTGGGCGGCGCCCAGCCCGAAGGCGAGCAGGGTGGTGGCGGTGATCAGGGTTCTGCGCAGCATGAGGACACTCCTTGGGAAGAGGGGGACAACCTACAGTCGGGCAATGGCCGCGCGGACCTCGTCCACGCTCAGCACTTCAGACAGGATCACCGGCGCCGCGCCGGGCTTGTAGAACACATACACCGGCACGCCGTTGCG encodes:
- a CDS encoding BON domain-containing protein, encoding MKLNTARLLSSLLAAAALTASLSACAPLLFGGAAVGTLVATDRRTSGAQLEDEGIELRAASRLRDALGERGHVNVTSYNRQVLLTGEVPSEQAKQLVEQTVSRVENVRAIVNELGVMGNSTLGQRSSDVLVTGKVKASLVDARDLYANAFKVVTERGTTFLMGRVTQREADRATAITRTVGGVQRVVRILEIISEEELQRMLPQPSQPAAAASAPKN
- a CDS encoding phosphoheptose isomerase; the encoded protein is MLEQRIQQHFIDSADLKYQAAQALSKPIASAVQAILACVTSGGKVLACGNGGSAADAQHFSAEFVGRFERERPELGAIALTTDSSILTAIANDYDYNAIFAKQVRALGQAGDVLLALSTSGNSANVLAAITAAHEREMTVVALTGRGGGKTGQALRETDVHICVPHERTARIQEVHILALHCICDGVDTQLLGEQETPT
- a CDS encoding YraN family protein, which encodes MDFLKTGPTTKQRGDAAEDRALAHLQAAGLRLVTRNYRTPGRGGGEIDLVMRERDGTLVFVEVRQRTRSSHGGAGASISGVKQRRIIFAARHYLQRLASPPPCRFDAVLLDAGGIEWLRAAFDASGNS
- the rsmI gene encoding 16S rRNA (cytidine(1402)-2'-O)-methyltransferase, which translates into the protein MSASFASALGAAREAAASQHYPQGALYVVATPIGNLADISLRALHVLQLADAVACEDTRHTQALLRAYGIDKTSGQLLAVHQHNESEAAHGVIERLRAGQRVAYASDAGTPAVSDPGARLVAAVHAAGLRALPLPGASSITSALSVAGSVAGDGAFVFAGFLPAKAGERDEAVRALAQEARTVVLLEAPHRIEALARSLAGLGERPVTVAREITKQFEQVATLPSAGLADWLAADPQHGRGEFVLVLHAAVPVEAADDSLRVLSLLLKELPLKGAVKLAADITGAPRNTLYEAALRLKAAG
- the priA gene encoding primosomal protein N', which encodes MSHRLAVLVAAPVHSTISGPLSYRSEFPLPPGTLVRVPLGSREVLGVVWDDPQMPGPQREAAEDKPIAGVLEGIAPLPQSWRQLVTFSANYYQRGAGEVAMAALPPQLRGLSSQQIARRLKRQASAPATSAAVLPSIETRSIQLSAEQGRALEALEAGGGPFLLYGATGSGKTEVYLHAVQTLLAREPHAQALVMVPEINLTPQLEARFIERFGAEAVVSLHSGMTHPQRLKSWLAAHTGAARIVLGTRMAVFAALPALRLIVVDEEHDPSYKQQEGARYSARDLAVYRGKLEGARVLLGSATPSLESWQACEKGRYQRLVMAARIGQGPGTPDAGRFPAVRLVDMNLQPKKTVFSGALLDAIQQRLARGEQSLVFLNRRGYAPVLACSACDWKSECPHCSAYRVFHKLDRTLRCHHCGFTERVPRACPACGNQDITPLGRGTEQLEEHLAALLQGTLNVQGQPVRVARMDADTTRLKGALASQLAQVHAGEVDVLVGTQMITKGHDFRRITLVAALNADTALFSSDFRAPERLFSLLMQAAGRAGRDAAQAGASEMWVQTWHPTHPLFTALRRHDYPGFAAQQLLEREQAGMPPFSFQALVRAEARTQEAAQAFLTAASAAAREVAAFEHVTLYPAVPMSVQRVANVERAQMLVESASRSALQHFLAHWQAVLQATREKGLIRWAVDVDPLAV
- the hemE gene encoding uroporphyrinogen decarboxylase; translated protein: MSFPPLKNDTFLRACWRLSTPHTPVWLMRQAGRYLPEYRETRARAGSFMGLATNVDYATEVTLQPLERYALDAAILFSDILTVPDAMGLGLSFALGEGPKFASPVRDEAAVRALQVPDLNKLKYVFDAVTSIRKALNGRVPLIGFSGSPWTLACYMVEGAGSDDYRLVKSMLYSRPDLMHHMLAINADAVAAYLNAQIEAGAQAVMIFDSWGGVLADGAFQQFSLAYTERVLAQLRREHDGVKIPRIVFTKGGGLWLQQMGALDCEVLGVDWTVNLGQARALVGHSKALQGNLDPNVLFAPPAQIRTEAAKVLDAFGAPHASDGPGTGHIFNLGHGISQHTPPEHVAVLVDAVHAHSRQMRG
- a CDS encoding alpha/beta hydrolase — encoded protein: MQIDPDLHDFIDQLQRELPPAADPAADPADLAAHLARSAAVALRLPSVLVPVTSGDFKLRPSGMTLPARLHWPTGASQPVLMAWFPGGGWATGTLDSHDGLCRQLAHDLGVAVACVQLPPASEGPLLQGSEAALLALRTLLEGRAKLGVNPYRLLVGGDGSGGHAALQAAWRLCRMQPGSVEAVLALYPLVKPDFNTASYIRCAPSPVFSRADAIRAWQGFLRGRWDIWDERAVLMHGNAPSQAPPVSVLVAAEQDVAHDDAIQLHDWLRMVGARCEFFGVPRMTHDFARMQHASDKARKLMLDALAAFAEIAMLKP
- a CDS encoding O-acetylhomoserine aminocarboxypropyltransferase/cysteine synthase; this translates as MTKDRDYGFGTRAIHAGAIPDPVTGARATPIHQTTSFVFDSAEHAASLFNLQTFGNVYSRISNPTVAVLEERVASLEGGRAALACATGMAAQMTALLAILKAGDHIVAASTLYGGTVGQLGVGFSRLGIETSFVDPEDPDNFRRAIRPTTRAVYGETLGNPLVNVFDIEAVAAVAHEHGLPLVIDNTVASPYLCNPFAFGADIVVHSATKYLGGHGTTMAGVVVESGRFDWASPLSAPKFPDMLEPSKAYHGVKFYETFGNFGYTMKARMEVNRTFGASLSPLNAWLILQGIETLHLRMQAHCRNALRVAQFLSDHPLVSWVNYPGLSDSPHHALARKQFRSIDGAPGSSGILTFGIRAPDPAKAGERFIDACEFLSHLANIGDAKTLVIHPASTTHRQLSEDELARAGVRPDMVRLSVGIEDGDDIVWDIDQALRKAVA
- a CDS encoding CoA-binding protein, with amino-acid sequence MSTIHDLRRILGTCKTIAVVGLSPQWHRPSFFAAKYMQAHGYRIIPVNPMATEILGERCYPSLSAAAADHRIDMVDCFRKSEDIPPLADEAIAIGARCLWMQLGVVNEPAAAQARAAGLDVVMDRCVKIEHARLFGGLGWFGVNTRVISSRRPQQLPY
- a CDS encoding acyl-CoA synthetase, whose product is MPLNTSELDASLRAARQHTIGDVLRRTAQRLPDKPAVVFDGTTWTYRELDATCNRVANAFLARGVQAGDRVAILSRNSSSFVALRFALARIGAVLVPINFMLNAGEIAFILRSCGAQTLAVGSEFLATGQQAAAQDTAVQSLVWLPQEGSGPAPAGMVQFSDLLDAPDTPPAVPVDSQALAQIVYTSGTESLPKGAMLTHDAVLWEYVSCVMEQEMHTGDSMLHALPLYHCAQLDVFLGPAVYVGMTNVITGQPKPEVILPMLAQHKVSSFFAPPSVWIALMRSPLFDSTDLRHLRKGYYGASIMPVEVLKELAARLPHMRLWNLYGQTEIAPLATVLKPEDQLRKAGSAGRAAINVETRVVDDQMRDVPVGEVGEIVHRSPQLLSGYFNDPEKTAAAFEGGWFHSGDLATIDDEGYITVVDRKKDMIKSGGENVASREVEEAIYQLAGVSEVAVIGLPDPQWIEAVTAVVVQKPGAGLTEAAVMAHCRERLAGFKAPKRVVFAEALPKNPSGKILKRDLRQAYASA